The Sphingomonas sp. NBWT7 nucleotide sequence GCTATTGTTCGCAGCGGTTCGCGCCGCTATCTTCCGCGCCATGCCGCTCGTCCGCGCCACGACTAGCACCACCACCCCGGTCACCCGGGGGCGGTCGCCCACGCGCTAGGCGCGCGGTCGGCCAGCTCGCCCGGGAACGGGTGGGCCAGCGTCCCCTCTCGTTCCTGCACCCATCGGACGCTCTTTTCGCGCGGGCGCGCCTCGCCTAAGCGGCAAGCATTGCAGGAAAGCCAGTGATGAACATGTACGCGATCACGCTCCCCGACGGTTCGGTGCGCGAAGTTCCCCCCGGCGCGACGCCCGCCGATATCGCCGCGGCGATCGGCCCCGGTCTGGCCAAGGCGGCGATCGCCGCGCGCGTCGACGGCGAGCTGCGTGATCTGTCGCGGCCGTTCAATGGCGATGCGCAATTGGCGCTCGTCACGATGCGCGACGAGAAGGATGCGCTCGAACTCGCGCGGCACGATTACGCGCACGTGCTGGCCGAAGCGGTGCAGCATCTGTTCCCCGGCACGCAGATCACCTTCGGCCCCGCGACCGACGACGGCTTCTATTACGATTTCGCCGCGCCGGCGGATCGCGGCCCGTTCACCGAGGACGATCTGCCCGCGATCGAGGCCGAGATGCGCCGCATCATCGCGAAGAACGAGCCGTTCACGCGCGAAGTGTGGAGCCGCGAGCAGCTGATCGAAACGTGGCAGCGCCAGGGCGAGACGTTCAAGGCCGAATGGGCCGCCGAACTGCCCGACGGCGAGGAACTGACGATCTATCGCCAGGGCCAGTGGCTCGACATGTGTCGCGGCCCGCACATGCCCTCGACGGGCAAGCTTGACCCGCAAGCGTTTAAGCTGACGCGTGTTTCGGGCGCCTATTGGCGCGGTGACCAGAAGAATGCGATGCTGTCGCGCATCTACGGCACCGGCTGGCTCAACAAGGAGCAACTCGATGCGCATCTCACGATGCTCGAGGAAGCGGCGAAGCGCGACCATCGCAAGATCGGCCAGGAGATGGACCTGTTCCACCTCCAGGCCGAGGCGCATGGCAGCGTCTTCTGGCATCCCAAGGGCTATATGATCTGGCGCCAGCTGGAGGCGTACATGCGCCGCCGGCTCGACGCGGCGGGCTATGACGAGGTCAAGACGCCGCAGGTGATGGACGCGCGCCAGTGGGAGAAATCCGGCCACTGGGGCAAGTATCGCGAGAACATGTTCGTCATCCCAGACGAAGTGCCCAACATCGAGGATGAGGGCGCGCTGGTGTCGGACGACGCCGACTGGATGGCGCTGAAGCCGATGAACTGCCCGGCGCACGTCCTGATCTTCCGCCAGGGGATCAAGTCGTATCGCGACCTCCCCATCCGCATGGCGGAATTCGGCTGCTGCCACCGCAACGAGCCGCACGGCGCGCTGCACGGCATCATGCGCGTGCGCCAGTTCACGCAGGACGACGCGCATATCTTCGTGCGCGAGGATCAGCTGGTCGACGAAGTCGCCAAGTTCATCGACCTGCTCGACAGCGTGTACCGCGATCTGGGCTTCACCGATTACGCGGTGAAGCTCGCGTTGCGCCCCGAGAAGCGCTTCGGCGACGATGCGATGTGGGACAAGTCGGAGGACGAGCTGCGCCGCGCCGTCATGGCGTCGAACCTGCCGCAGACGATCAAGGACGGGTTCGAGGAGCTGGAGGGCGAGGGCGCCTTCTACGCCCCGAAGCTCGAGTTCCACCTGACCGACGCGATCGGCCGCACCTGGCAGGTCGGCACGATCCAGTCGGACCGCGTGCTGCCCGACCGGCTCGATGC carries:
- the thrS gene encoding threonine--tRNA ligase, which translates into the protein MYAITLPDGSVREVPPGATPADIAAAIGPGLAKAAIAARVDGELRDLSRPFNGDAQLALVTMRDEKDALELARHDYAHVLAEAVQHLFPGTQITFGPATDDGFYYDFAAPADRGPFTEDDLPAIEAEMRRIIAKNEPFTREVWSREQLIETWQRQGETFKAEWAAELPDGEELTIYRQGQWLDMCRGPHMPSTGKLDPQAFKLTRVSGAYWRGDQKNAMLSRIYGTGWLNKEQLDAHLTMLEEAAKRDHRKIGQEMDLFHLQAEAHGSVFWHPKGYMIWRQLEAYMRRRLDAAGYDEVKTPQVMDARQWEKSGHWGKYRENMFVIPDEVPNIEDEGALVSDDADWMALKPMNCPAHVLIFRQGIKSYRDLPIRMAEFGCCHRNEPHGALHGIMRVRQFTQDDAHIFVREDQLVDEVAKFIDLLDSVYRDLGFTDYAVKLALRPEKRFGDDAMWDKSEDELRRAVMASNLPQTIKDGFEELEGEGAFYAPKLEFHLTDAIGRTWQVGTIQSDRVLPDRLDASYIGEDGERHRPVMLHRAILGTFERFLGILIEHHAGRFPLWLSPVQVVVATIVSDADDYAEEVRAKLAAAGLRVETDLRNEKINYKVREHSLAKVPAMLVVGKREAEEGTVAVRRLGSQGQEIVALDEIVARLVEEARAPDMA